A portion of the Blastochloris tepida genome contains these proteins:
- the otsB gene encoding trehalose-phosphatase, which translates to MPGPDTGSLAARRFALFLDFDGTLVDIAERPDAVVLDPATRDALVRLQRRLGGALAIVSGRNLATLDALFAPHRFDASGLHGAECRLGERTHFDHPEPTHFRRVVDDLKHRFGADSGLLVEDKGKAVSLHWRKAPERAEDAMAAMAAIVADLGGAYRLQHGKAVAEIVPVGASKGVAISRFLAEPPYRDRCPVFIGDDLTDEHGFEVVNARGGLTIHVGAGPTRAQARLASPAEVRALIARWADGGPIGLATAETSAASPAAASPATTAHTTTESL; encoded by the coding sequence ATGCCGGGCCCCGACACCGGCAGCCTCGCGGCGCGCCGTTTCGCCCTGTTTCTCGATTTCGACGGCACCCTCGTCGACATCGCCGAGCGGCCGGACGCGGTGGTGCTCGACCCCGCCACGCGCGATGCGCTGGTGCGGCTGCAGCGGCGGCTCGGCGGCGCGCTCGCCATCGTCTCCGGCCGCAACCTCGCGACGCTGGATGCGCTGTTCGCGCCCCACCGCTTCGATGCCTCGGGCCTGCACGGCGCCGAATGCCGCCTCGGCGAGCGGACGCATTTCGACCATCCCGAGCCGACGCACTTCCGCCGGGTGGTCGACGACCTGAAGCACCGGTTCGGCGCCGACAGCGGCCTGCTGGTCGAGGACAAGGGCAAGGCCGTCTCGCTGCACTGGCGCAAGGCGCCCGAGCGCGCCGAGGATGCGATGGCGGCGATGGCGGCGATCGTCGCCGATCTCGGCGGCGCCTACCGGCTGCAGCACGGCAAGGCCGTGGCCGAGATCGTGCCGGTCGGCGCCTCCAAGGGCGTGGCGATCTCGCGCTTCCTGGCCGAGCCGCCCTATCGCGACCGCTGCCCGGTGTTCATCGGCGACGACCTCACCGACGAGCATGGTTTCGAAGTGGTGAACGCCCGCGGCGGCCTCACCATCCATGTCGGCGCCGGGCCGACCCGGGCGCAGGCCCGCCTCGCCTCGCCGGCCGAGGTGCGCGCCCTGATCGCGCGCTGGGCGGATGGCGGCCCGATCGGCCTCGCGACGGCCGAAACCTCTGCCGCGTCCCCCGCCGCCGCGTCTCCCGCTACGACTGCCCACACGACCACGGAGTCTCTATGA